From the Finegoldia magna ATCC 29328 genome, the window TCACAAAACAATAGAACAATGTCTAGAAATAAATGCAGATACTTTTCAATTTTTTCCTCGAAACCCAAGAGGATCTAAGTCAAGGTTAATTCCTAAAAAAGAAATTGATAAATTCTTAGAACTAAGGAAGATCCATAATATAAACAAAATTGTATGTCATGGAGCATATACCATGAATTTATGTAGTGATAGAGAAGATTTAAGAAAATTGGCAGTCAAACTTATCAATGAAGATATGAAAAAAATTCAGGACATGCGTATAAATCATTATGTTCTTCATCCAGGAAGCCATAAAAATCAAGGGATAGAAGAAGGTCTAAAATTAATCGTTGAAGGTATAAACAAAGTTGATGTTTCTAATGGTCAAATGATATGTATCGAAACTATGAGTGGTAAAGGTAGTGAGCTTGGATGTGATATAGACCAAATAGCATATATTATAAATAACGCCAGCATTCCTTTATATGTTTGTATAGATACTTGCCATTTATTTAGTTCTGGAATTAGATTAGATAATTTTGATGATTATCTTGACGAATTTGATAAGAAAATTGGAATTGACAAGATAAAAGTAATTCATTGTAATGATTCTATGATGCCTTTTGGAGCAAATAAAGATAGACACGAGAAGTTTGGGAAAGGATTAATTGGAGAACAAGATTTATTTAATGTAATTTTTAACGAAAGACTGAAAGACAGGCCAATTATTTTGGAAACGCCTAATGACTTAGATGGATATAAAATAGAAATTGAAGAAATAAGGAGAAATTTTAATGAGTTACGACAAAATTAACAAAATTTTAGATGATTTAGATAGTTTATATCCTGATGCAAAAGCAGGGCTTGATTTTACAACACCTTTTGAATTATTGATTGCGACTATTTTATCAGCACAATGTACAGATGTTAGAGTAAATAAAGTTACAGCAGTTTTATTCAAAGAACACAATACTCCTAAATCAATATTAGATTTAGGAATAGATGGATTAACCAAATATATCAAAAGCTGCGGACTCTACAAAACAAAATCAAAAAATATAATAAACACATGTAATGTTTTATATCATGATTATGATTCAAAAGTTCCTGATAATATTGAAGAATTAATGAAACTACCTGGAGTTGGAAGAAAAACTGCAAATGTAGTTGTTAGCAATGCTTTTGATACTCCTGCAATCGCAGTAGATACTCATGTTTTTAGAGTAACTAATAGAATAGGAATAGTTAATGAAAAAGATGTATTAAGTACTGAAAAGGCGTTAATGAGGGTAATACCAAAAGAAAGATGGTCAAAAAGTCATCACTTATTTATTTGGCATGGAAGAAATATATGTAAGGCTAGAAATCCTAAGTGCGAAGAATGTATATTGAATGACAGATGTAAATTTTACAACTCATAATAAAAAAACTATTGACATAAATCTTTTTTGATGTTATTATAGTAAAAATTAATCAAAGGAGATAGTTATGTTAAAAAATAGAAATTTAATTAACGCGGATGATTTTAATGTAGAAGAGATAAACGAAATATTAAATTTAGCAGAAGAAATTATAAAGAGTCCTTCTGATTTTTCTAATTTATGTAATGGAAAAATCTTAGGGACTCTTTTTTTTGAGCCTTCAACAAGAACTAGATTAAGTTTTGAGTCAGCAATACATAGATTAGGCGGTGATTGCATAGGATTTTCCGAAAGCGCAAGTTCATCTACATCAAAGGGTGAATCTTTGGCTGATACAATAAGAACTGTATCGAATTATACAGATATAATAGCAATGAGAAACCCAAAAGAAGGTTCAGCAGTATTAGCTAGTTCATATGCAGAAGTTCCATTGATAAATGCAGGAGATGGCGGACATCAACATCCCACTCAAACATTGACAGACTTGCTAACAATTTGGATGACAAAGAAAAAATTAGACAATATGACTATAGGATTGTGTGGGGATTTGAAATTTGGTAGAACAGTGCATTCTTTAATAAAAGCTATGTCAAGATATGAAAACAACAAATTCATATTAATTTCACCAGAAGAACTTCAAGTACCAGATTATATTAAAATGTTTTTAAAATCTAAAAATATAGAATTCAAAGAGGTTGAAAAAATGGAAGACGTAATCGGAGAGCTTGATGTTTTATATATGACAAGAGTTCAAAAAGAAAGATTCTTTAATGAAGCAGATTATGTTAGATTAAAAGATTCATATATTTTAGATAATGATAAAATGAAATTAGCAACTGAAGACTTAGCTGTACTTCATCCGTTGCCAAGAGTGAATGAAATAGCTACTGAAGTTGATAGCGATCCAAGGGCCGTTTATTTCAAACAAGTTAGATACGGCGTAATTGTTAGAATGGCATTAATATTAAAATTATTAGGGGTGAGATAATGTTAAACATTAATAGTATTGAAAAAGGTATTGTAATTGATCATATTAAATGTGGAATGGGATATAAAATATTTCAACTTTTAAAGTTAGATAAAGCGGATTATACAGTAGCATTAATTATGAATGCGCAATCAGGTAAACTAGGAAGAAAAGACATGATAAAAATCGAAAATGTTATTGATATAGACTTCGATATACTTGGTGTATTTGATGATAATATGACTGTTAATGTAATTGAAAATGAAAAAATAAAAGAAAAAATCAACTTAAATTTACCAGAACATTTTGAAGGTTTTATTAAATGTAAAAATCCTAGATGTATAACTCAATCTGAACGTAGTATTGTACAAAAATTTAGCCTAGTAGATAAGGACACTAGAACATATAAATGTGATTATTGTG encodes:
- a CDS encoding aspartate carbamoyltransferase regulatory subunit — its product is MLNINSIEKGIVIDHIKCGMGYKIFQLLKLDKADYTVALIMNAQSGKLGRKDMIKIENVIDIDFDILGVFDDNMTVNVIENEKIKEKINLNLPEHFEGFIKCKNPRCITQSERSIVQKFSLVDKDTRTYKCDYCDHLYNVEE
- the pyrB gene encoding aspartate carbamoyltransferase — encoded protein: MLKNRNLINADDFNVEEINEILNLAEEIIKSPSDFSNLCNGKILGTLFFEPSTRTRLSFESAIHRLGGDCIGFSESASSSTSKGESLADTIRTVSNYTDIIAMRNPKEGSAVLASSYAEVPLINAGDGGHQHPTQTLTDLLTIWMTKKKLDNMTIGLCGDLKFGRTVHSLIKAMSRYENNKFILISPEELQVPDYIKMFLKSKNIEFKEVEKMEDVIGELDVLYMTRVQKERFFNEADYVRLKDSYILDNDKMKLATEDLAVLHPLPRVNEIATEVDSDPRAVYFKQVRYGVIVRMALILKLLGVR
- the nth gene encoding endonuclease III; translated protein: MSYDKINKILDDLDSLYPDAKAGLDFTTPFELLIATILSAQCTDVRVNKVTAVLFKEHNTPKSILDLGIDGLTKYIKSCGLYKTKSKNIINTCNVLYHDYDSKVPDNIEELMKLPGVGRKTANVVVSNAFDTPAIAVDTHVFRVTNRIGIVNEKDVLSTEKALMRVIPKERWSKSHHLFIWHGRNICKARNPKCEECILNDRCKFYNS
- a CDS encoding deoxyribonuclease IV, coding for MNRIGCHLSTSKGLHKTIEQCLEINADTFQFFPRNPRGSKSRLIPKKEIDKFLELRKIHNINKIVCHGAYTMNLCSDREDLRKLAVKLINEDMKKIQDMRINHYVLHPGSHKNQGIEEGLKLIVEGINKVDVSNGQMICIETMSGKGSELGCDIDQIAYIINNASIPLYVCIDTCHLFSSGIRLDNFDDYLDEFDKKIGIDKIKVIHCNDSMMPFGANKDRHEKFGKGLIGEQDLFNVIFNERLKDRPIILETPNDLDGYKIEIEEIRRNFNELRQN